In Leptospira congkakensis, the DNA window ATAAAGAATCGATGGATGAATCCATCAAACGTGATCTCAGGCTTGCTGCAAAAATTCAAACAAGAACTATGAATTTACCACAAAGTCTAAATCATAAAATCTTTGCTGAGATCAGACCAGTCAGTTTTGTTTCCGGTGATTTTTTTCAAGTTTTGCCTTTAGATGAAGACAGAACTTTGATTTTGATGGGTGATATTGAAGGTCACGGTGTTACCTCTGGTCTCATTGCTATTCTTATGACAGCTATCCATAAAGAACTGGCGCGAACAACAACTGTTGCACCGTCAGAGTTACTTTCTCGTTTGAATCGAGAACTTTGTAATGAAATTGGTACTCATAGTATGACAGCCATTAGTATCATTGTGGATCATGTTAAGAAAAAAATCACTTATGCAAGGGGAGGTCATCCTTTTCCACTTGTTTTCCAAAAGGGAAATCATTCCCCTTTGATTTTACAAGACCAGTCTGGACAAATTTTAGGGATTCTTAAAGAGATGGAATTTGCCGAAAATGAAGTTTCTGTGGAGCCAGGAGACATTCTCTTTTTGTATTCGGATGGGTTACTTGCTTCTAGTACCCATCCATTAGTGCAAACTTTAATCCAACTTCCTAGTGGGGAAAAGCAGATAGAGAACATGAAAACAGAGATTACAAACTACATCCAGTATTTAGAAACTTCTTCTAAGGCATCGGATGACATATCTTATTTACTTCTAGAGATTTAATATATTCTATATTTGTTTCTGTTGCTTCTTTTAAAAATAAACCAAGGGAATCTTTGGATTTGAAACTTCCATCTTCGAATCCTTTTTTCCAATCTTTTCGGTGTAGTTTCATTTTTCGAATGATTTCTTGTTTCTTTGGGAAATCACAAAGTTGGTTTGTGACGACTTCTCCTTTATAAAACAAAAAATCACCTTTTGCAAAAAACTTTTTATCTTCTTTGGAAAGGGTGTCTATATACTGTTTGTTTTCTGCCACATAACTGTGAATTGTCTGTTTTGTGGTTTCCCAAAGTTGTTCTCTGTTTTGGTTGGATTGGTTTAAGGTGAAACCAGAAAAAATCACAATGGTAGTTCCGAATAAAAAAACGGGAATCCATTCTATAAAAATATCTTTTGATTGGATATAAAACTGATGAGCGAGAAATGTAATGGGTAACCAATAAAATCCCATCAGATCCCAGTCAGCAGGAAAACCTAATTGTGGATTGTGAAAGATTCCGTGAAGAAAAAATGCGAAAATGGAAACTAGGATTACCTTTGTTTCCGGTCTCTTTATAAATTCCTTCCATGCATTTTTGAAAAAGAAAAACTGATATAACAAAAAGAATGTGGCAATGGAAGCATTCCAATACAAAACAGACAAAATTTCTTTTAGATGATTGAATGATAACAATCTGCTTTTGGGATAAAAAGGTGGATGGATTAAGTGAGTGCTATTTTTATCAATGGCTGGGTCA includes these proteins:
- a CDS encoding SpoIIE family protein phosphatase, with product MSEYSFKPEILIIDDDTEICETLELIINGLGYFVRYFTNPLQGLEYFEGERNPIVFLDVNMPQTTGLDLLPKIKAHDSKTQVLMMTGEHDIQTVVSSLYHRASDFILKPFHTKSIEAAISRAFEYYNFLKDKESMDESIKRDLRLAAKIQTRTMNLPQSLNHKIFAEIRPVSFVSGDFFQVLPLDEDRTLILMGDIEGHGVTSGLIAILMTAIHKELARTTTVAPSELLSRLNRELCNEIGTHSMTAISIIVDHVKKKITYARGGHPFPLVFQKGNHSPLILQDQSGQILGILKEMEFAENEVSVEPGDILFLYSDGLLASSTHPLVQTLIQLPSGEKQIENMKTEITNYIQYLETSSKASDDISYLLLEI